A genomic region of Zea mays cultivar B73 chromosome 6, Zm-B73-REFERENCE-NAM-5.0, whole genome shotgun sequence contains the following coding sequences:
- the LOC100276902 gene encoding Protein NONRESPONDING TO OXYLIPINS 2, mitochondrial-like isoform 2 (isoform 2 is encoded by transcript variant 2): MASFCRAAAAAGARSAALRSRSPTARPFLAATSPVAPPRFHRPLVAAAAALASLESLVPLHSAVAAARLRSCIAAGSASWSCLSQGLTKRI; this comes from the exons ATGGCGTCCTtctgccgcgccgccgccgccgccggggcgaGGTCAGCGGCGCTCCGCTCGAGGTCCCCGACGGCGAGACCGTTCTTGGCGGCTACGTCTCCTGTCGCGCCGCCACGCTTCCACAG GCCCctcgtggcggcggcggcggcgctggcgAGTCTGGAGTCGCTCGTGCCGCTGCACAGCGCGGTGGCCGCCGCGCGGCTGCGGTCCTGCATCGCCGCCGGCTCCGCGTCCTGGAGCTGCCTCTCCCAAG GTTTGACCAAGCGCATCTGA
- the LOC100276902 gene encoding Protein NONRESPONDING TO OXYLIPINS 2, mitochondrial-like isoform 1 (isoform 1 is encoded by transcript variant 1): protein MASFCRAAAAAGARSAALRSRSPTARPFLAATSPVAPPRFHRPLVAAAAALASLESLVPLHSAVAAARLRSCIAAGSASWSCLSQDFALPR from the exons ATGGCGTCCTtctgccgcgccgccgccgccgccggggcgaGGTCAGCGGCGCTCCGCTCGAGGTCCCCGACGGCGAGACCGTTCTTGGCGGCTACGTCTCCTGTCGCGCCGCCACGCTTCCACAG GCCCctcgtggcggcggcggcggcgctggcgAGTCTGGAGTCGCTCGTGCCGCTGCACAGCGCGGTGGCCGCCGCGCGGCTGCGGTCCTGCATCGCCGCCGGCTCCGCGTCCTGGAGCTGCCTCTCCCAAG ATTTTGCTCTACCTCGGTAA
- the LOC109940256 gene encoding uncharacterized protein — protein MVKRGQHIVPLKGKSVFVRADFNAPLDVRSGSVVGLSSPSMQVKRAQKNRPPNSCYVHCASPLCSAAHASTPPSDLCAATRCPLENIEMSSCDAPHACPPLYYGYGDGSHMAHLRRGRVGWGASARTPMAMVVDNFSFACTRTTMGEPVEVAGFDHSPFSLPDQLSYLTPSHQLTCGILTEMSLFFKLCVDLYCAIPADLCKSVTQGVVPAGEDKDDPKQLWHHLQGRWPSDQQKPHLRSQTQHTQRHHRATAAEERPNYLSGLIPKLVKPNSVDMVTTASKPTSYSIDAQVVFDEMQQGFRTWIQRQPDTRRKSCCPSLIDALLGGCSSIGAHCVRYLLKEYALATKFPDWIGCTQSQKLRSYRGNIPGLRPIPWPSFILLSRENKLTKSSVMVTASAIQAFVNLVLTPCDAGYFIAKFAPNYFITYMSFQMTGVTDILVGGCDSRTLNHDVDWLEKVLKDKEHVTKLVTVLKKVRNLLDLSKDNLQIKESKIQGIYISRAIEIFIFNSSDVLENFFQELTTVLLGKHI, from the coding sequence ATGGTGAAGAGAGGCCAGCACATCGTGCCGCTCAAGGGGAAGAGCGTCTTCGTGCGCGCCGACTTCAACGCACCGCTCGACGTGCGCAGCGGAAGTGTGGTGGGCTTGTCCTCACCGAGCATGCAGGTGAAGAGGGCGCAGAAGAATCGACCACCGAACTCCTGCTACGTGCACTGCGCGTCGCCGCTCTGCTCAGCGGCACATGCCTCGACGCCGCCGTCGGACCTCTGTGCCGCGACGCGGTGCCCGTTGGAGAACATCGAGATGAGCTCCTGCGACGCGCCCCACGCGTGCCCGCCGCTGTACTACGGGTACGGGGACGGGAGCCACATGGCGCACCTGAGGCGCGGCCGCGTCGGGTGGGGCGCTAGCGCACGCACGCCCATGGCCATGGTCGTCGACAACTTCTCCTTCGCGTGCACGCGCACGACCATGGGCGAGCCTGTCGAGGTGGCAGGGTTCGACCACAGCCCGTTCTCGCTGCCGGACCAGCTCTCCTACCTCACGCCATCCCACCAGCTCACCTGTGGCATCCTCACCGAGATGTCGCTCTTCTTCAAGCTGTGTGTGGATCTGTATTGCGCCATACCTGCCGACCTCTGCAAGTCTGTTACCCAAGGGGTTGTTCCAGCAGGAGAAGACAAGGATGACCCCAAGCAGCTCTGGCACCACCTGCAAGGTCGCTGGCCAAGCGACCAACAGAAACCGCACCTGCGCTCGCAGACACAACACACACAGAGGCATCACAGAGCAACAGCAGCCGAGGAAAGACCCAACTATCTCTCTGGCCTCATTCCAAAGCTTGTCAAGCCCAATTCGGTAGACATGGTGACTACTGCAAGCAAGCCTACATCATATTCGATTGATGCTCAAGTGGTGTTCGATGAAATGCAGCAAGGGTTTCGAACATGGATCCAACGACAACCAGATACAAGGCGCAAGAGTTGTTGCCCTTCATTGATTGATGCTCTGCTTGGTGGGTGTTCTAGCATTGGTGCTCATTGTGTGCGTTACCTGCTTAAGGAATATGCTCTTGCTACTAAATTTCCTGATTGGATCGGGTGCACACAGTCACAAAAACTAAGAAGCTACAGAGGCAATATTCCTGGGTTAAGACCAATTCCATGGCCATCCTTTATTTTACTAAGCAGAGAGAATAAGCTTACCAAGTCATCAGTCATGGTCACGGCTAGTGCGATTCAGGCTTTTGTGAACTTGGTCCTCACTCCTTGTGATGCTGGTTATTTCATTGCCAAGTTTGCACCAAATTATTTCATCACCTACATGTCGTTCCAGATGACAGGTGTTACTGACATATTGGTTGGTGGTTGCGATTCCAGGACACTTAATCATGATGTTGATTGGTTGGAGAAGGTTCTGAAAGATAAGGAGCATGTCACTAAACTTGTTACTGTTTTGAAAAAAGTGAGGAACCTTCTTGACTTGTCCAAAGACAACCTGCAGATCAAGGAAAGTAAAATCCAAGGAATTTACATCTCTCGAGCAATAGAGATATTTATCTTCAACAGTTCAGATGTCTTAGAGAACTTTTTCCAGGAATTGACAACAGTGCTGTTGGGAAAACACATATGA
- the LOC103628995 gene encoding receptor kinase-like protein Xa21, translating into MVEILGLGLNRFQGRVAPEIGKLCPFNVEMSANELQAEDEQGWEFFTLFTNCTRLQLIDLPLNRLGGVLPTSITNFSTQIQWLSIAANGISGVVPSGLGNLINLSNLDMGENDLHGVIPEDIAKLTNLQVLLLANNQFSGNIPSSFGNLTQLQLFSLSNNSLDGPIPRSLGNLKNLPSLDLSSNLLTGFIPTEIFGLPSLTDYLLLSDNYLSGVIPAQVGSLKNIQTLNLSKNNFSGEIPAAIGGCVSLVWLGLADNSFTGSIPNSFGNLRGLNTLNLSRNSLSGTIPQELGNITGLQELFLAHNHLSGMIPKVLESISNLVELDLSFNILDGEVPTRGVFANMTGFSMAGNHGLCGGIRELELPPCQDMPQKRWHRGLLRIVLPIAGTAICISLLLFVLFLLKWKVTSEKTKTDSFIGLTDKYPRVSYLELFEATDGFAPTNLVGEGKYGSVYKGSLSLPTLRNTSVAVKVFTLQQSGSSRSFLAECEALRQVKHRNLIDIITCCSSVDTRGNDFQALVFEFMPNYSLDRWLHQQTDEQLHKLNLIQLLNIAVDVADAIDYLHNNSRPSVIHCDLKPNNILLDSDWTAYVADFGLSKLIGESMNISGSYSGSSIGIRGTVGYVAPEYGGGGHVSTAGDAYSFGVTLLEMFTGRAPTDDMFIDGLSLHLFAEMALPDKLTEIVDAVLLEVQPYENTANYDKILACLASVVRVGISCSKQTPSERMSMKDAAIELHGIRDVVKENYV; encoded by the exons ATGGTCGAAATATTAGGTCTTGGATTGAACAGATTCCAAGGGAGGGTGGCACCTGAGATAGGAAAGCTGTGCCCGTTTAATGTCGAGATGAGTGCAAATGAACTGCAAGCAGAAGATGAACAGGGTTGGGAGTTCTTCACGCTGTTCACGAACTGCACCCGTCTTCAACTGATCGATCTACCCCTGAACAGGTTAGGAGGAGTGCTTCCTACTTCCATCACTAACTTTTCAACACAGATCCAATGGCTCAGCATCGCGGCCAATGGCATATCTGGGGTGGTCCCCTCAGGCTTAGGAAACCTTATCAACCTTAGCAACCTAGACATGGGTGAAAACGACCTGCATGGTGTAATTCCTGAAGATATCGCAAAACTTACAAATCTGCAAGTATTGTTGCTAGCAAATAATCAGTTCTCAGGAAATATACCATCCTCCTTTGGCAACCTCACACAGCTGCAGTTGTTTTCCTTGTCGAACAACAGCCTTGATGGCCCCATCCCTAGAAGCCTTGGTAACTTGAAAAACTTACCTAGCCTGGATTTGTCCTCCAATCTACTCACGGGCTTCATCCCTACTGAGATCTTTGGCCTCCCCTCACTGACAGATTACCTATTGCTATCTGATAATTACTTATCTGGGGTAATTCCTGCACAAGTTGGCAGCCTAAAAAATATCCAAACTCTCAATCTGTCAAAAAACAACTTTTCTGGAGAAATACCAGCTGCAATCGGTGGTTGTGTAAGTTTGGTGTGGCTTGGTTTGGCTGACAACTCCTTCACGGGTAGCATCCCAAATTCATTTGGCAATCTTAGAGGCCTCAACACACTAAACCTCTCTAGGAATTCCTTGTCAGGAACAATACCACAAGAGTTGGGAAATATTACTGGTTTACAAGAATTATTTCTGGCACATAATCATTTGTCTGGAATGATTCCTAAAGTTCTTGAGAGCATAAGTAATTTGGTTGAACTAGACCTCTCCTTTAATATCCTTGATGGTGAGGTTCCAACTCGTGGGGTGTTTGCTAACATGACTGGATTCTCAATGGCTGGAAATCATGGGCTTTGTGGAGGCATTCGAGAGCTAGAATTGCCTCCATGTCAGGATATGCCACAAAAGAGGTGGCACCGTGGACTGCTTAGGATTGTGCTTCCAATTGCTGGCACTGCTATATGCATATCTCTTCTATTGTTTGTGCTCTTTCTGTTGAAGTGGAAAGTAACATCTGAAAAGACAAAAACCGACAGCTTTATTGGGTTGACCGACAAGTATCCAAGAGTTTCCTACCTTGAATTGTTTGAAGCTACTGATGGATTTGCACCCACCAATCTGGTAGGTGAAGGAAAATATGGTTCCGTATATAAAGGAAGCCTGTCTCTTCCGACACTGAGAAATACTTCTGTAGCTGTCAAAGTGTTCACTCTTCAGCAATCTGGTTCTTCAAGAAGTTTCTTGGCAGAATGCGAAGCTTTGAGGCAGGTGAAACATCGAAATCTGATCGATATCATTACCTGCTGCTCTAGTGTTGACACTAGAGGCAATGACTTCCAGGCATTAGTGTTCGAGTTCATGCCCAACTACAGCCTGGATAGATGGCTGCACCAGCAAACGGATGAGCAGCTGCACAAATTAAATTTAATCCAACTCTTGAATATTGCAGTTGATGTTGCTGATGCAATAGATTATCTTCACAATAATAGTCGGCCATCAGTCATCCATTGTGATTTGAAGCCTAACAACATCCTCCTTGATAGTGACTGGACTGCTTATGTTGCTGACTTTGGACTTTCAAAACTGATTGGTGAATCCATGAACATATCTGGATCATATAGTGGAAGCTCCATAGGGATAAGAGGAACTGTTGGATACGTTGCTCCAG AATATGGAGGAGGTGGGCATGTATCCACTGCAGGTGATGCCTACAGCTTTGGGGTTACCCTTCTGGAGATGTTCACAGGGAGAGCACCAACTGATGATATGTTCATAGATGGGTTGAGCTTGCACTTGTTTGCTGAGATGGCCTTACCTGACAAGTTGACAGAAATTGTGGATGCAGTGCTATTAGAGGTGCAACCATATGAAAACACTGCAAATTATGACAAAATACTGGCTTGCTTAGCTTCAGTTGTCAGAGTCGGCATCTCATGCTCAAAACAAACCCCATCAGAGAGAATGAGCATGAAAGATGCGGCCATTGAGCTGCATGGAATCAGAGATGTGGTAAAGGAGAACTATGTATAG